Proteins from a genomic interval of Microbacterium abyssi:
- a CDS encoding universal stress protein — protein sequence MSDATSSPSDEVAQNAALQKAVIVGMQPGQSSHVLGEAARFAKLLSVPLVVVHVDVTRFVTYEDPDGYVHSAPIDLNIEAGAAEFDEVQAEAATALQGSGLNWTARQLVGDPALAIKQLANKLDAQLIVVGTRKRGLGESIREFFTGSVAARLAHRQHRSILVVPLEESVPDDQTEIWTE from the coding sequence ATGAGTGACGCAACCTCCTCCCCGTCCGACGAAGTGGCCCAGAATGCCGCGCTGCAGAAGGCTGTGATCGTGGGTATGCAGCCCGGTCAGTCCTCTCATGTGCTGGGGGAGGCCGCGCGCTTCGCGAAGCTGCTGAGCGTCCCCCTCGTCGTCGTCCATGTCGACGTCACGCGTTTCGTGACGTACGAGGATCCGGACGGCTACGTCCACTCCGCGCCGATCGACCTGAACATCGAAGCCGGCGCCGCCGAGTTCGACGAGGTGCAGGCCGAGGCGGCGACCGCGCTGCAAGGCAGCGGCCTGAACTGGACTGCACGCCAGCTCGTCGGCGATCCCGCCCTGGCGATCAAGCAGCTCGCGAACAAGCTCGACGCACAGCTCATCGTCGTCGGCACCCGCAAGCGCGGCCTGGGCGAATCGATCCGCGAGTTCTTCACCGGTTCGGTGGCCGCCCGTCTGGCTCACCGGCAGCACCGTTCGATCCTGGTGGTGCCGCTGGAGGAATCCGTTCCGGACGACCAGACCGAGATCTGGACCGAGTAG
- a CDS encoding DUF4097 family beta strand repeat-containing protein, with product MTEKWLIAPGEERVIDIAQATRLKVGLVGGQVDVIAHDEPGIRIEVSGVTVKDLRIESDGTQIEIDHPQLGWDNFLEVFRNFGSGGPRAEVSVAVPRSIALNLGVVSAGALVSGLANDARLNTVSGDIIVDTHSGDLTLNSVSGDVQVRGLTGTANANSVSGDVALTGSVRKATVDTVSGSIWVDAAGAVNTINLNTVSGNSTIRLEETLPANYVVRSMSGGVMIDGVDRAGSGPTNFTGSTGELAGSFVDLRTNSVSGDTTVLRRPLTTVADDEEWDS from the coding sequence ATGACCGAGAAGTGGCTCATCGCCCCCGGCGAGGAACGCGTCATCGACATCGCCCAGGCGACACGGCTCAAGGTCGGCCTGGTCGGCGGTCAGGTCGACGTCATCGCCCACGACGAACCCGGCATCCGCATCGAAGTGAGCGGCGTGACGGTGAAAGACCTCCGCATCGAATCCGACGGGACGCAGATCGAGATCGACCACCCCCAGCTGGGCTGGGACAACTTCCTCGAGGTGTTCCGCAACTTCGGCTCGGGCGGACCCCGCGCCGAGGTCAGCGTCGCCGTCCCCCGCAGCATCGCCCTGAACCTCGGCGTCGTCAGCGCCGGCGCACTCGTCTCGGGCCTCGCGAACGATGCCCGGCTCAACACCGTCTCCGGCGACATCATCGTCGACACGCACTCGGGCGACCTGACCCTGAACTCCGTCTCCGGCGACGTTCAGGTGCGCGGTCTCACCGGCACCGCGAACGCGAACAGCGTCTCCGGCGATGTCGCACTCACCGGCTCGGTGCGCAAGGCGACCGTCGACACGGTCTCCGGCAGCATCTGGGTGGATGCCGCGGGCGCTGTGAACACCATCAACCTGAACACCGTCTCGGGCAACAGCACGATCCGCCTCGAGGAGACGCTGCCGGCCAACTACGTCGTGCGCTCGATGAGCGGCGGCGTCATGATCGACGGCGTCGATCGCGCAGGCTCGGGACCGACGAATTTCACCGGCTCCACGGGCGAGCTCGCCGGCTCGTTCGTCGACCTGCGCACCAACTCGGTGTCCGGAGACACGACGGTGCTGCGCCGGCCGTTGACCACGGTCGCCGACGACGAGGAGTGGGACTCATGA
- a CDS encoding PadR family transcriptional regulator, which produces MTPAVFSHGDLRLYLLSLLAEAPQHGYGIIQALTDRTGGTYTPSAGTIYPRLAKLEEEGLVTKTVDGRTTIYAITDAGRAELAGREGDLAGIESGLADSVRLIASEVRQSVQDAMKSLRADLAAAANDERTAAKTRPSTARPMGDERVTSREQLHRADAAVNAFRARVRTDLRTHVARGGVLAENVVAELETALDAAARAVTRALGSPDR; this is translated from the coding sequence ATGACCCCCGCCGTCTTCTCGCACGGCGACCTGCGGCTGTATCTGCTTTCGCTGCTCGCCGAGGCGCCGCAGCACGGCTACGGCATCATCCAGGCGCTCACTGACCGCACCGGCGGCACGTACACACCGAGCGCCGGCACCATCTACCCGCGGCTCGCGAAGCTCGAGGAGGAGGGCCTGGTCACCAAGACCGTCGACGGCCGCACCACGATCTACGCGATCACGGATGCCGGTCGCGCTGAGCTCGCCGGTCGCGAGGGAGACCTCGCCGGCATCGAGTCGGGTCTCGCCGATTCGGTCCGCCTCATCGCGAGCGAAGTGCGCCAGAGCGTGCAGGACGCGATGAAGAGCCTTCGCGCCGATCTCGCCGCCGCCGCGAACGATGAGCGGACCGCCGCGAAGACGCGCCCGTCGACCGCACGTCCCATGGGCGACGAGCGGGTCACCAGTCGCGAGCAGCTGCATCGCGCCGATGCGGCGGTCAATGCGTTCCGCGCGCGTGTGCGCACCGATCTTCGGACCCACGTCGCACGCGGTGGCGTGCTCGCCGAGAACGTCGTGGCGGAACTCGAGACCGCTCTGGATGCCGCGGCTCGCGCGGTGACCCGAGCGCTCGGCTCACCCGACCGCTGA
- a CDS encoding DUF3073 domain-containing protein, giving the protein MGRGRQKAKHTKIARELKAYSPSVNYSALERELAHPSDDENAYVDKWADEYADEDEDELEKA; this is encoded by the coding sequence ATGGGCCGTGGCCGTCAGAAGGCGAAACACACCAAAATCGCCCGCGAACTCAAGGCGTACAGTCCGTCGGTGAATTACTCTGCGCTGGAGCGCGAGCTTGCTCACCCGTCGGATGACGAGAACGCCTACGTCGACAAGTGGGCCGACGAGTACGCGGACGAAGACGAAGACGAGCTCGAGAAGGCCTGA